Proteins found in one Azospirillum thermophilum genomic segment:
- the bcsA gene encoding UDP-forming cellulose synthase catalytic subunit, translated as MTPQAGKKNVVRPPSNTAPQAKGQQRLRGRWLTLRGLLLSFLLLLSAGFFLALAALPVGRVASAAISAGVVAAAFVLGRFASRFWHARTLTVLLLAFVTFRYFFWRVTGTLPPVDDPLNFIPGVVLFAAEAMSFVLFLTSLFVIIDPLKREPAELTGAPEDWPSVDVFIPSYNEEPELLETTLAAAVCIDYPRDRLRVYLLDDGGTDQKLASSRPEAAAAARDRRETLMALCERLQVTYMTRPRNEHAKAGNINHAFHQTQGDLVLILDADHVPTVGILKATVGFFQQDPGLFLVQTPHFFVNPDPVEYNLGTFERMPSENEMFYYSIQPGLDRWNGAFFCGSAAVLRRAALEEVGGFAGDTVTEDCETALELHARGWRSVYLPRPLIAGLQPETFDSFIAQRSRWAQGMIQLFLLKNPLFKRGLTLPQRLCYTSTMLYWFFWFWRPIFLLSPLCYALFGLEIYRINLPDFACFVIPHVFAAAFLTQFLHGRMRWPLFSELYEYLQSFHVSRAALATLVRPRDPVFTVTAKGQSVDRDGFSPLAGPFILVTFLLALGLAMCAWRYYAFPEHRPAILPVAVWTLLSFILAIGGLAVVYERKRVRRQERFTVDRPALLTYADGTVVEVTVADVSAGGVGLEVAARWREVLARPEAPVLTITATDTEEETTTGVRISRIEPRGGDLSVGAGFAPRDRQDSVQMARFVFGNSVGWADFLDRKRVQAPTFFGGLLFFLTRVVPRMGHVLVALPGAVRRILTFQAP; from the coding sequence ATGACACCTCAGGCGGGCAAAAAGAACGTCGTTCGGCCGCCCAGCAATACGGCGCCGCAGGCAAAAGGCCAGCAGAGACTGCGGGGCCGTTGGTTGACCCTGCGCGGATTGTTACTTTCCTTTCTGTTGCTGCTGTCGGCAGGGTTTTTTCTTGCCCTGGCGGCTTTGCCCGTGGGCCGGGTGGCGAGCGCCGCGATCTCCGCCGGCGTGGTGGCGGCGGCCTTCGTCCTCGGCCGCTTCGCCTCGCGCTTCTGGCACGCCCGGACGCTGACGGTGCTGCTGCTGGCCTTCGTCACCTTCCGCTATTTCTTCTGGCGGGTGACCGGCACGCTGCCGCCGGTGGACGATCCGCTGAACTTCATCCCCGGGGTCGTTCTGTTCGCGGCGGAGGCGATGTCCTTCGTCCTGTTCCTGACCTCGCTGTTCGTCATCATCGACCCGCTGAAGCGCGAACCGGCCGAGCTGACCGGCGCGCCGGAGGACTGGCCGTCGGTCGACGTCTTCATCCCGAGCTACAACGAGGAGCCGGAGCTGCTGGAGACGACGCTGGCGGCGGCGGTCTGCATCGACTACCCGCGCGACAGGCTGCGGGTCTATCTGCTGGACGACGGCGGCACCGACCAGAAGCTGGCCAGTTCCCGGCCCGAGGCGGCGGCGGCGGCGCGCGACCGGCGCGAGACGCTGATGGCGCTGTGCGAGCGGCTGCAGGTCACCTACATGACCCGGCCGCGCAACGAGCATGCCAAGGCCGGCAACATCAACCACGCCTTCCACCAGACGCAGGGCGACCTGGTGCTGATCCTGGACGCCGACCATGTGCCGACGGTCGGGATCCTGAAGGCGACGGTCGGGTTCTTCCAGCAGGACCCGGGGCTGTTCCTGGTGCAGACCCCGCATTTCTTCGTGAATCCGGACCCGGTCGAATACAACCTCGGCACCTTCGAGCGGATGCCGAGCGAGAACGAGATGTTCTACTACTCGATCCAGCCCGGGCTCGACCGCTGGAACGGCGCCTTCTTCTGCGGATCGGCGGCCGTGCTGCGCCGCGCGGCGCTGGAGGAGGTCGGCGGCTTCGCCGGCGACACGGTGACCGAGGACTGCGAGACGGCGCTGGAGCTGCACGCCCGCGGCTGGCGCAGCGTCTATCTGCCCCGCCCGCTGATCGCCGGGCTGCAGCCGGAGACCTTCGACAGCTTCATCGCCCAGCGCTCGCGCTGGGCGCAGGGCATGATCCAGCTGTTCCTGCTGAAGAATCCGCTGTTCAAGCGCGGCCTGACGCTGCCGCAGCGGCTTTGCTACACCAGCACGATGCTCTACTGGTTCTTCTGGTTCTGGCGGCCGATCTTCCTGCTGTCGCCGCTGTGCTACGCCCTGTTCGGGCTGGAGATCTACCGGATCAACCTGCCGGATTTCGCCTGCTTCGTGATTCCGCACGTCTTCGCCGCCGCCTTCCTGACGCAGTTCCTGCACGGGCGGATGCGCTGGCCGCTGTTCTCCGAACTCTACGAGTATCTGCAGTCCTTCCACGTCTCGCGGGCGGCGCTGGCGACGCTGGTCCGGCCGCGCGACCCGGTCTTCACCGTGACGGCCAAGGGGCAGTCGGTGGACAGGGACGGCTTCTCGCCGCTGGCCGGCCCCTTCATCCTGGTGACCTTCCTGCTGGCGCTGGGGCTCGCCATGTGCGCCTGGCGCTATTACGCCTTCCCGGAACACCGGCCGGCCATCCTGCCGGTCGCCGTATGGACCCTGCTGAGCTTCATCCTGGCGATCGGCGGCCTCGCGGTGGTCTACGAGCGCAAGCGCGTGCGCCGGCAGGAGCGCTTCACGGTCGACCGGCCGGCGCTGCTGACCTATGCCGACGGCACGGTCGTCGAGGTGACCGTGGCCGACGTGTCGGCGGGCGGCGTCGGGCTGGAGGTCGCCGCGCGCTGGCGCGAGGTCCTGGCCCGGCCGGAGGCGCCGGTGCTGACCATCACCGCGACCGACACCGAGGAGGAGACCACCACCGGCGTGCGCATCTCGCGCATCGAGCCGCGCGGCGGCGACCTGTCGGTGGGGGCCGGCTTCGCGCCGCGCGACCGGCAGGACAGCGTGCAGATGGCGCGCTTCGTCTTCGGCAACAGCGTGGGCTGGGCGGACTTCCTCGACCGCAAGCGCGTCCAGGCGCCGACCTTCTTCGGCGGGCTGCTGTTCTTCCTGACGCGGGTGGTGCCGCGGATGGGCCATGTCCTGGTGGCGCTGCCCGGAGCGGTGCGCCGGATCCTGACCTTCCAGGCACCGTGA
- a CDS encoding trans-sulfuration enzyme family protein: protein MSRPNQLGFATRTIHAGQEPDPATGAVMVPIYATSTFVQESPGVHKGYEYARSQNPTRMAFERCIADLEGGTRGFAFASGLAAIATVLECLDAGAHVVAMDDLYGGTFRLLERVRRRTMGLQIGYADLSDPEALAAAVRPETKLIWVETPTNPMLKLVDLEAVARFARSRGIWTVVDNTFASPWVQRPLEFGIDLVVHSTTKYLNGHSDMVGGTAVVGDNAELAEKLAFLQNAVGGISGPFDSFLALRGLKTLALRMERHSANALEIAGWLETHPRVRRVVYPGLPSHPQHALAKRQMRAASGIVTVELDAGIEETRRVLERCRLFALAESLGGVESLIEHPAIMTHASIPAEQRRRLGIGDGLIRLSVGIEDAADLREDLAQALAILDR, encoded by the coding sequence ATGTCGAGACCGAACCAGCTTGGCTTCGCCACCCGCACCATCCATGCCGGCCAGGAGCCGGATCCCGCCACCGGCGCGGTGATGGTGCCGATCTACGCCACCTCCACCTTCGTGCAGGAGAGCCCCGGCGTCCACAAGGGCTATGAGTACGCCCGCAGCCAGAACCCGACCCGCATGGCGTTCGAGCGCTGCATCGCCGACCTGGAGGGCGGGACGCGCGGCTTCGCCTTCGCCTCCGGACTCGCCGCCATCGCGACGGTGCTGGAGTGCCTGGACGCCGGCGCCCACGTGGTGGCGATGGACGACCTCTATGGCGGGACCTTCCGCCTGCTGGAGCGGGTGCGCCGCCGCACCATGGGGCTGCAGATCGGCTATGCCGACCTGTCCGACCCCGAGGCGCTGGCCGCGGCGGTGCGGCCCGAGACGAAGCTGATCTGGGTGGAGACGCCGACCAACCCGATGCTGAAGCTGGTCGACCTGGAGGCGGTCGCCCGCTTCGCCCGGTCCCGCGGCATCTGGACGGTGGTGGACAACACCTTCGCAAGCCCCTGGGTGCAGCGGCCGCTGGAGTTCGGCATCGACCTCGTCGTGCATTCGACGACCAAGTACCTGAACGGCCATTCCGACATGGTCGGCGGCACCGCGGTGGTCGGCGACAACGCCGAGCTGGCGGAGAAGCTGGCCTTCCTGCAGAACGCGGTCGGCGGCATCTCCGGCCCGTTCGACAGCTTCCTGGCGCTGCGCGGCCTGAAGACCCTGGCGCTGCGGATGGAGCGCCACAGCGCCAACGCGCTGGAGATCGCCGGCTGGCTGGAGACGCATCCGCGGGTCCGCCGCGTCGTCTATCCCGGTCTGCCCAGCCACCCGCAGCATGCGCTCGCCAAACGCCAGATGCGGGCCGCCAGCGGCATCGTCACGGTGGAGCTCGACGCCGGAATCGAGGAGACCAGGCGGGTCCTGGAGCGCTGCCGCCTGTTCGCCCTGGCCGAAAGCCTGGGCGGGGTGGAGAGCCTGATCGAGCATCCGGCCATCATGACCCACGCCTCCATCCCCGCCGAGCAGCGGCGCCGGCTGGGCATCGGCGACGGGCTGATCCGCCTGTCGGTCGGGATCGAGGACGCGGCCGACCTGCGGGAGGATCTGGCGCAGGCGCTGGCGATCCTGGACCGTTGA
- a CDS encoding cryptochrome/photolyase family protein, with protein MAEVAEETRYVPHHRQKIAFVLSAMRHHAEALRRAGWRVEYVRLDDPANSGSLTGELARAAARHGATRILATHPGEWRVLQAMRGWNGALGLPVTILEDDRFLCPLPDFAAWAEGRRQLRMEFFYREMRRRTGLLMRDGEPEGGRWNFDAENRKPLTGDLFLPQPARFAPDAVTGEVLELVERRFPDHPGRLRPFGWAVTAGDAEAAADRFLADSLRHFGDYQDAMRAGQPFLYHSLLSPYLNVGLLDPLALCRRVEAAWAAGAAPLNAVEGFIRQIIGWREYVRGIYWLKMPEYRDLNALGADRPLPGFYWTGDTDMACVGAAVGQTLREGYAHHIQRLMVTGTFGLLAGISPQALHEWYLAVYVDAFEWVELPNTLGMSQFADGGLLASKPYAASGAYIGRMSDYCGSCRYDGAARTGPRACPFNALYWDFLARHRERLAGNPRLGPVYRTWDRMAPEARTACRDGAARTLDRLDRGERL; from the coding sequence ATGGCCGAGGTGGCGGAGGAGACGCGCTACGTCCCCCATCACCGGCAGAAGATCGCCTTCGTCCTGTCGGCCATGCGCCACCATGCCGAGGCGCTGCGGCGGGCCGGCTGGCGGGTGGAGTATGTCCGGCTCGACGACCCGGCCAACAGCGGCAGCCTGACCGGCGAGCTTGCCCGCGCCGCCGCGCGCCACGGCGCCACCCGCATCCTCGCCACCCACCCCGGCGAGTGGCGGGTGCTGCAGGCCATGCGCGGCTGGAACGGGGCGCTCGGCCTGCCCGTCACCATTCTCGAGGACGACCGCTTCCTCTGCCCGCTGCCCGACTTCGCCGCCTGGGCCGAAGGCCGGCGCCAGCTCCGCATGGAGTTCTTCTATCGGGAGATGCGCCGCCGCACCGGCCTGCTGATGCGGGACGGCGAACCGGAGGGCGGTCGCTGGAACTTCGATGCCGAGAACCGCAAGCCGCTGACCGGCGACCTCTTCCTGCCGCAGCCCGCCCGCTTCGCCCCCGATGCGGTGACCGGGGAGGTGCTGGAACTCGTGGAGCGGCGCTTCCCCGACCACCCCGGCCGGCTGCGCCCCTTCGGCTGGGCGGTCACCGCCGGGGACGCCGAGGCGGCGGCGGACCGCTTCCTCGCCGACTCGCTGCGCCACTTCGGCGACTATCAGGACGCCATGCGAGCCGGACAGCCCTTCCTCTACCATTCGCTGCTGTCGCCCTACCTGAATGTCGGGCTGCTCGACCCGCTGGCGCTCTGCCGCCGGGTCGAGGCGGCCTGGGCGGCGGGCGCCGCGCCGCTGAACGCCGTCGAGGGCTTCATCCGCCAGATCATCGGCTGGCGGGAGTATGTCCGCGGCATCTACTGGCTGAAGATGCCGGAGTATCGCGACCTCAACGCGCTGGGAGCGGACCGGCCGCTGCCCGGATTCTACTGGACCGGCGACACCGACATGGCCTGCGTCGGCGCGGCGGTCGGCCAGACCCTGCGCGAGGGCTACGCCCACCATATCCAGCGCCTGATGGTCACGGGAACCTTCGGCCTGCTGGCCGGGATCAGCCCGCAGGCGCTCCACGAATGGTACCTCGCCGTCTATGTCGACGCCTTCGAGTGGGTGGAGCTGCCCAACACGCTGGGGATGAGCCAGTTCGCCGACGGCGGACTGCTGGCCTCCAAGCCCTACGCCGCGTCCGGCGCCTATATCGGCCGCATGTCCGACTATTGCGGAAGCTGCCGCTATGACGGGGCGGCCAGGACGGGGCCGCGGGCCTGTCCGTTCAACGCGCTCTACTGGGATTTCCTCGCCCGCCACCGCGAGCGGCTGGCCGGCAACCCCCGGCTCGGCCCCGTCTACCGGACCTGGGACCGCATGGCCCCGGAGGCCAGGACGGCCTGCCGGGACGGCGCCGCACGGACCCTCGACCGGCTGGACCGCGGGGAGCGGCTATGA
- a CDS encoding pyridoxal-phosphate dependent enzyme, whose product MTATPDSRSPLPAARPNVLALVGNTPMVEINRLDTGPCRLFVKLESQNPGGSIKDRVALAMVEAAERDGRLGPGATIIEATAGNTGLGLALVAARKGYRLLLIVPDKMAREKVLHLKALGAEVRITRSDVPKGHPEYYQDLAERLAAEIPGAFYVNQFGNPANPQAHETTTAPEIWEQMGRDVDAVVAGVGSGGTITGLGRYFQRVSPKTEMVLADPEGSVLAHYIATGELLEAGSWKVEGIGEDFIPPISDLGLVRRAYTISDAESFETARDLLVQEGILAGSSSGTLVAAALRYCREQTEPKRVVTLIADSGNKYLSKMFNDFWLLDEGFVPRSRSGTVRDLVTRRFDEGGTITVSPDDTLLTAFSRMRAADVSQLPVLEDGRLAGLLDESDILHAVATGGGSFARPVRDAMVRDLVTTPADAPIAALYGLFAQDRVAIVVDGDRFLGLATRVDLINHLRLEAA is encoded by the coding sequence ATGACCGCGACCCCCGACTCGCGCTCCCCCCTGCCGGCGGCCCGGCCGAATGTGCTGGCGCTGGTGGGCAACACGCCGATGGTGGAGATCAACCGGCTCGACACCGGCCCCTGCCGGCTGTTCGTGAAGCTGGAGAGCCAGAATCCCGGCGGGTCGATCAAGGACCGGGTGGCCCTGGCGATGGTCGAGGCGGCGGAGCGCGACGGCCGGCTCGGCCCCGGCGCCACGATCATCGAGGCGACGGCCGGCAACACCGGCCTGGGGCTGGCGCTGGTGGCGGCCCGGAAGGGCTACCGGCTGCTGCTGATCGTCCCGGACAAGATGGCGCGCGAGAAGGTGCTGCACCTGAAGGCGCTGGGGGCGGAGGTGCGGATCACCCGCTCCGACGTGCCCAAGGGCCACCCGGAATACTACCAGGACCTCGCCGAGCGGCTGGCCGCCGAGATCCCCGGCGCCTTCTACGTCAACCAGTTCGGCAACCCGGCCAATCCGCAGGCGCACGAGACGACGACCGCGCCCGAAATCTGGGAGCAGATGGGCCGGGACGTCGACGCCGTGGTGGCGGGGGTGGGCTCCGGCGGGACCATCACCGGGCTCGGCCGCTACTTCCAGCGCGTCTCGCCCAAAACGGAGATGGTGCTGGCCGATCCGGAGGGGTCGGTGCTCGCCCACTACATCGCGACCGGAGAGCTGCTGGAAGCCGGTTCCTGGAAAGTGGAGGGCATCGGCGAGGACTTCATCCCGCCGATCTCCGACCTCGGCCTCGTGCGCAGGGCCTACACGATCAGCGACGCCGAGAGCTTCGAGACGGCGCGCGACCTGCTGGTGCAGGAGGGCATCCTGGCCGGCTCCTCCTCCGGCACGCTGGTCGCGGCGGCGCTGCGCTATTGCCGCGAGCAGACCGAGCCCAAGCGGGTGGTGACGCTGATCGCCGACAGCGGCAACAAGTACCTGTCGAAGATGTTCAACGACTTCTGGCTGCTGGACGAGGGCTTCGTGCCGCGCAGCCGCAGCGGGACGGTGCGCGACCTGGTGACCCGGCGCTTCGACGAGGGCGGCACCATCACCGTCAGCCCGGACGACACGCTGCTGACCGCCTTCAGCCGGATGCGCGCCGCCGACGTGTCGCAGCTCCCCGTGCTGGAGGACGGCCGGCTGGCCGGCCTGCTGGACGAAAGCGACATCCTGCACGCCGTCGCGACCGGCGGCGGCTCCTTCGCCCGGCCGGTGCGCGACGCCATGGTGCGCGACCTCGTCACCACCCCGGCCGACGCGCCGATCGCCGCGCTCTACGGCCTGTTCGCGCAGGACCGCGTGGCCATCGTGGTGGACGGCGACCGCTTCCTCGGCCTCGCCACCCGCGTGGACCTGATCAACCACCTGCGGCTGGAGGCCGCCTGA
- a CDS encoding DUF2256 domain-containing protein, whose product MRGVRKQHLPAKTCVTCGRPFTWRKKWERVWEEVKHCSDRCRAEARRRGKATPS is encoded by the coding sequence ATGAGAGGCGTCAGGAAACAGCACCTTCCCGCCAAGACCTGCGTCACCTGCGGCCGGCCCTTCACCTGGCGCAAGAAGTGGGAGCGGGTGTGGGAGGAGGTGAAGCACTGCTCCGACCGCTGCCGGGCCGAGGCGCGGCGCAGGGGGAAGGCGACCCCCTCATAG
- a CDS encoding putative bifunctional diguanylate cyclase/phosphodiesterase: MTGEFPAVPDDDVIEIIEDEAGSPLPGPAPWRILIVDDDEQVHASTRFALGEAQVLGRGFAFLHAYSAAEARVVLDREPEIAAVLLDVVMETDDAGLALVRWIREEKRLTTLRIILRTGQPGYAPELSVIQDYDINDYRTKAELTHARLVTTMTAALRSYQQIATIEASRHGLEKIVSASSSLFVSRSISLFAEGVLTQICGLFEVDRDGIVLASTRARDELPGPLASGEGPRVLAAAGRFAAHVGEPLEILPDGAVKRLVARALEQRDHVFTERDKVLFMTAPSGDDLAVHFTTAKPLAPVDRKLLELFSVNIALGFDSVRLFENVRSLAYRDPLTGLANRAGLAEALDQRLRDGRRTALVVVDIDGFHTVNDGLGPDVGDALLREVARRLVQTMPDGCPARLSSDSFAVLLDSGSDLAEMLGCLRKELSSPVTLADGEVPMSVSIGYCVAGPGCSGSDKALRAASMALKTAKRSGRGGIVAFDQSMQDRLRETLTVSRLLRGALERDELMLYVQPQIRLRDGRTSGAEALLRWRLPDGSMIPPATFIRAAEHSGQIVEIGAWVLAKACALLAGLTDRGIACPRMAVNVSPRQFRDPDFVRMAIGTVRRAGLSPSAIELEITESLLLDDREAMTGLLHDLRSEGFRIAVDDFGTGYSSLSYLQRLPVDCVKIDRSFVKSLESDRSARTIAACITRLGQELGLTTLAEGVETREQEAILRDLGCDEAQGFLYAAPMPAPALADWL; this comes from the coding sequence ATGACCGGCGAGTTCCCGGCCGTCCCCGACGACGACGTCATCGAGATCATCGAGGACGAGGCCGGCTCCCCCCTGCCCGGCCCGGCCCCCTGGCGGATCCTGATCGTCGACGACGACGAGCAGGTGCACGCCAGCACCCGCTTCGCGCTGGGCGAGGCGCAGGTGCTCGGCCGCGGCTTCGCCTTCCTGCACGCCTATTCCGCCGCCGAGGCCCGCGTCGTCCTCGACCGCGAACCGGAGATCGCCGCCGTCCTGCTCGACGTGGTGATGGAGACCGACGACGCCGGGCTGGCGCTGGTCCGCTGGATCCGCGAGGAGAAGCGGCTGACCACGCTGCGCATCATCCTGCGCACCGGCCAGCCGGGCTACGCGCCGGAGCTCAGCGTCATCCAGGACTACGACATCAACGACTACCGCACCAAGGCCGAGCTGACCCATGCCCGGCTGGTGACGACCATGACCGCCGCCCTGCGCTCCTACCAGCAGATCGCCACCATCGAGGCGAGCCGCCACGGGCTGGAGAAGATCGTCTCGGCCTCCTCCTCGCTCTTCGTCAGCCGGTCGATCTCGCTGTTCGCCGAGGGCGTGCTGACGCAGATCTGCGGCCTGTTCGAGGTCGACCGCGACGGCATCGTGCTCGCCTCCACCCGGGCGCGGGACGAGCTGCCCGGTCCGCTCGCCTCCGGCGAGGGGCCGCGCGTCCTGGCGGCGGCCGGCCGCTTCGCCGCCCATGTCGGCGAACCGCTGGAGATCCTGCCGGACGGGGCGGTCAAGCGGCTGGTCGCCCGCGCCCTGGAACAGCGCGACCACGTCTTCACCGAGCGGGACAAGGTGCTGTTCATGACGGCGCCGTCGGGAGACGACCTCGCCGTCCACTTCACCACCGCCAAGCCGCTCGCCCCGGTGGACCGCAAGCTGCTGGAGCTGTTCTCCGTCAACATCGCGCTGGGGTTCGACAGCGTCCGGCTGTTCGAGAACGTCCGCAGCCTCGCCTACCGCGACCCGCTGACCGGGCTCGCCAACCGCGCCGGCCTGGCGGAGGCGCTGGACCAGCGGCTGCGCGACGGGCGGCGGACGGCGCTGGTGGTGGTCGACATCGACGGCTTCCACACGGTCAACGACGGGCTCGGCCCCGACGTCGGCGACGCCCTGCTGCGCGAGGTGGCGCGGCGGCTGGTCCAGACGATGCCCGACGGCTGCCCGGCCCGCCTGTCGAGCGATTCCTTCGCCGTCCTGCTCGACAGCGGCAGCGACCTCGCCGAGATGCTGGGCTGCCTGCGCAAGGAGCTGAGCAGCCCGGTCACGCTGGCCGACGGCGAGGTGCCGATGTCGGTCAGCATCGGCTACTGCGTCGCCGGTCCCGGCTGCAGCGGGTCCGACAAGGCGCTGCGCGCCGCCAGCATGGCGCTGAAGACCGCCAAGCGGTCGGGGCGCGGCGGCATCGTCGCCTTCGACCAGTCGATGCAGGACCGGCTGCGCGAGACGCTGACCGTGTCGCGGCTGCTGCGCGGCGCGCTGGAGCGGGACGAGCTGATGCTGTACGTCCAGCCGCAGATCCGCCTGCGCGACGGCCGCACCTCCGGGGCGGAGGCCCTGCTGCGCTGGCGCCTGCCGGACGGCAGCATGATCCCGCCGGCCACCTTCATCCGGGCGGCCGAGCATTCCGGGCAGATCGTCGAGATCGGCGCCTGGGTCCTGGCCAAGGCCTGCGCGCTCCTGGCCGGCCTGACCGACCGCGGCATCGCCTGTCCGCGCATGGCGGTCAACGTCTCGCCCCGCCAGTTCCGCGACCCCGACTTCGTCCGGATGGCGATCGGCACGGTGCGGCGGGCGGGCCTGTCCCCCTCGGCCATCGAGCTGGAGATCACCGAGTCCCTGCTGCTCGACGACCGGGAAGCCATGACGGGCCTGCTGCACGACCTGCGGTCGGAGGGGTTCCGCATCGCGGTGGACGATTTCGGCACGGGCTATTCCTCGCTCAGCTACCTGCAACGGCTGCCGGTGGACTGCGTGAAGATCGACCGCTCCTTCGTGAAGAGCCTGGAGAGCGACCGCAGCGCCCGCACCATCGCCGCCTGCATCACCCGGCTCGGCCAGGAGCTGGGGCTGACCACCCTGGCGGAGGGGGTGGAGACCAGGGAGCAGGAGGCCATCCTGCGCGACCTCGGCTGCGACGAGGCGCAGGGCTTCCTCTATGCCGCACCCATGCCCGCCCCGGCGCTGGCGGACTGGCTGTGA
- a CDS encoding SDR family NAD(P)-dependent oxidoreductase: MADALPSFPGLAGFGRPVRAVVVGAGGGIGSAVTRLLLADPGVAEVLALARHPVEPAERLRPGHLDLTDEATIAAAAAGAGTVDLVFVATGLLHAGPIQPEKSWRALDPGAMATLYQVNAIGPALVAKHFLPLLPRRGRGVFAAVSARVGSIADNGLGGWYGYRAAKAALNQLVRTAAIELARTRPEAVCVTLHPGTVDTGLSKPFQAGVAADRLFPPERSAACLLAVLNGLTPADSGGLFAWDGQRIPY, encoded by the coding sequence ATGGCAGACGCTCTCCCCTCCTTTCCCGGCCTTGCCGGCTTCGGGCGGCCGGTCCGCGCCGTCGTGGTCGGGGCCGGCGGCGGCATCGGATCCGCCGTCACCCGCCTGCTGCTCGCCGACCCCGGCGTGGCGGAGGTGCTGGCCCTGGCCCGCCACCCGGTGGAGCCGGCGGAGCGGCTGCGCCCCGGCCATCTCGACCTGACCGACGAGGCGACCATCGCCGCGGCGGCGGCCGGCGCCGGCACGGTCGATCTCGTCTTCGTCGCCACCGGCCTGCTGCATGCCGGACCGATCCAGCCGGAGAAGAGCTGGCGGGCGCTCGACCCCGGCGCGATGGCGACGCTCTACCAGGTCAACGCCATCGGGCCGGCGCTGGTCGCCAAGCACTTCCTGCCGCTGCTGCCGCGGCGCGGCCGGGGCGTCTTCGCCGCCGTCTCCGCCCGGGTCGGCAGCATCGCCGACAACGGGCTGGGCGGCTGGTACGGCTACCGGGCGGCCAAGGCGGCGCTGAACCAGCTCGTCCGCACCGCCGCCATCGAACTCGCCCGCACGCGGCCAGAGGCGGTCTGCGTGACGCTTCACCCCGGCACGGTCGATACCGGCCTCTCCAAGCCCTTCCAGGCCGGCGTGGCGGCCGACAGGCTGTTCCCGCCCGAGCGCTCGGCCGCCTGCCTGCTGGCCGTCCTCAACGGCCTGACCCCGGCGGACAGCGGCGGGCTGTTCGCCTGGGACGGGCAGCGCATCCCCTACTGA